GCAGCATCTTCAAACTCTTGATTATATAGTAAATCGAGGCCTTTTTGAGCAATTTCTTTACTTTTTATATCTTCAAAAAACTGGGCTTCAGCAGAACATATAAAAGTTAGAAAAACTAGCAGAAGTAGGACTTTCCGATTTCTCATTTTAAAAAAAAGCCCCTCTCGTTGGAGAAGGGCTAAAAATATTATTTAACTACTAAATTATAAGCTACGGTTAAGAAAATTCATAACTGCATCATAATCTTTCATATTTACACCACTTTTTTCAAGGGCACCCTGAATAGTCTTCTCAGTACAAACTACTTCGAAAGTTAGATCAGTAGTTGGTGCGAAAACTGCAGTACCTCCAAAGAATTGACTCTGATATCTGTAATAAATTTCAGCTTGTCCGGTTTTGTAACCATAATCAAGACGCTCAAGTGAGTTGTCCATATCTTTAGTATAAGTAATAGGAAGTGCTTTGAATAATTCGCCTTGTTTCACAAATATCATTACAAATTTGTCAGCAGCAATCAACTCATTTTTAATAGTAGCACCACCCCATTTGCTGGTAACACCACTACCGATACCCGTAACATCAACCTCTTTCCATTCTGAGGCTTTTATGGTAGCAGTAAAGCTTTTTACATTAGCATTTCCATCTTTACCATTTGTACCATTTGTACCATTTGTACCATCTTTACCCGCAGCACCAGTGGTTCCAGTTGCACCAGTATCACCTTTCTCACCTTTTGCACCATCTATACCATTTACGCCGGGATCGCCTTTACAAGACCACATAGAAACAGATACCGCTATTGTTAAAATAGAAAGTAGCTTGAATAATTTGTTCATAATTTTAAAATTAAGATTTATTGACTTCTAGATTTGTAGCAATATTATTCAAAATTGAACAACTTTGCAAGATATTTCTAATGAATATTTATTTTACGGTTAATTATTTTTTCATTCAAAAACTTATAATTTAATGGAAGCTCTAGATTGCCTGAACCAAGTGGCTGATTTTCATACTACTTTTCATCATCCTATAGAAAAAAAACCAATCATTCCTGCTCCAAAGCGTTGCGAACTTAGAGTTGAATTATTATCGGAAGAACTTAAAGAACTGCAGCAAGCCATCGAAGACAATGACATTGTAGAAATAGCCGATGCCCTATGTGATATCCAATATGTGTTGTCAGGGGCGGTTCTGGAATTTGGTCTGGGCGAAAAATTCAGAGAGTTATTTGATGAGGTGCAAAGATCAAATATGAGTAAAGCATGTGCCACAATTGAAGAAGCAGAAGCTACTGTGAAGCATTATGAAGCCAAAGGAACCGAATGCTATTACAAACAAGACGGCGACAGATATTTAGTTTATAGAAAAGGGGATAACAAAACCCTTAAAAATGTGAATTACTCACCTGCTGACCTGAAATCTATCATTGAAAAATGAAAAATCTGAAAGAATCTTTGACCGAAAGATTTCTAAAATACGTACAAATTGATACGCAGTCAGATCAATTTTCTGAAACTTATCCCAGCACCAATAAACAGTTTGATCTGGCAAAAGTCTTGATCCGAGAATTGCAGGATTTGGGGGTAAATGAAGTCGAACTTGATGAGTATTGCTACATATATGCCACTATTAAAGGCAATTCAGAGAAAAAAAATATCCCAAAAATCATGTTTTGCAGTCATATGGATACCGCACCTGACTGCTCAGGTACCGGTGTTAAGCCGATTATCCATGAAAATTACAAGGGAAATGATATAGTGTTGCCCGATGACCCCACACAGATAATAAAACCCGGTGAACATCCCGACCTGAAAGACCAAATCGGCAACGATATCATCACCGCAAGCGGAACCACGCTTTTAGGAGCCGATAATAAAGCCGGTCTGGCAGCTATAATGACCGCTGTAGAATTTCTGATAAAAAATCCCGAAATCAAGCATGGAGATATAAAAATTCTGTTTACCCCTGATGAAGAAATTGGTCGTGGAACTGATAAAGTGGACCTCAAAAAATTAGGAGCAGATTTTGGTTATACCATTGATGGTGAAACACTTGGATCGCTGGAAAACGAAACTTTTTCGGCGGATGGTGTGGAAATCACTATTCATGGCGTGAGTGCACATCCGGGTTTTGGAAAAAACAAACTGGTCAACGCCATCAAGATTGCCTGTGAAATTATAGCTGAGCTTCCCAAAGATAGCCTTTCACCCGAAACCACCGAAGGTAAAGAAGGCTTTATCCATCCTACTGATCTAAAAGGCGGCCAGGAAACTTGCTCTTTGCATTTTATCATCAGAGATTTTGATGAAAAAGGACTTTTGGAAAAAGAAGATTTTTTAAAAAATATTACTGAAAAGGTATTGAAAAAATATCCCGAAGCCAAAATGGACTTTGTGGTTAAGCAACAATACCGCAATATGAAGGTAATTCTGGACCAGTATCCTGATGTGACCGAAAACGCACTGGAAGCAATAAAAAGGTCGGGCTTAAATCCAAAATTGCAAAGTATCAGAGGTGGTACAGATGGCTCAAGACTTTCATTTATGGGTCTCCCCTGCCCCAATATTTTTGCCGGAGAACACGCTTTCCATTCCAAACTGGAGTGGGTTTCGGTGCAGGATATGCTTAAAGCGGCTGAAGTGATAGTGAATATTTGTAAAATATACGAAGAAAAAGCATGAGTGAAGTAGCAGAAAACACACGAAAAATCCAAAATCAATTGCCCGAAAATGTTACCCTGGTGGCGGTATCCAAATTAAAGCCAGCTGCTCTTCTTAAGGAAGTCTATGATAGCGGACACAAG
The sequence above is a segment of the Cytophagaceae bacterium genome. Coding sequences within it:
- a CDS encoding nucleoside triphosphate pyrophosphohydrolase family protein translates to MEALDCLNQVADFHTTFHHPIEKKPIIPAPKRCELRVELLSEELKELQQAIEDNDIVEIADALCDIQYVLSGAVLEFGLGEKFRELFDEVQRSNMSKACATIEEAEATVKHYEAKGTECYYKQDGDRYLVYRKGDNKTLKNVNYSPADLKSIIEK
- the pepT gene encoding peptidase T; translated protein: MKNLKESLTERFLKYVQIDTQSDQFSETYPSTNKQFDLAKVLIRELQDLGVNEVELDEYCYIYATIKGNSEKKNIPKIMFCSHMDTAPDCSGTGVKPIIHENYKGNDIVLPDDPTQIIKPGEHPDLKDQIGNDIITASGTTLLGADNKAGLAAIMTAVEFLIKNPEIKHGDIKILFTPDEEIGRGTDKVDLKKLGADFGYTIDGETLGSLENETFSADGVEITIHGVSAHPGFGKNKLVNAIKIACEIIAELPKDSLSPETTEGKEGFIHPTDLKGGQETCSLHFIIRDFDEKGLLEKEDFLKNITEKVLKKYPEAKMDFVVKQQYRNMKVILDQYPDVTENALEAIKRSGLNPKLQSIRGGTDGSRLSFMGLPCPNIFAGEHAFHSKLEWVSVQDMLKAAEVIVNICKIYEEKA